GCCCATTACATTATACGCATTGCTATTTACCATAGTGTTGATGTTCAGTCTGAAAGGCGATAAAATAATAGAATTGCCAATGGACGTCATTAAGGTCGCCATACCGCTAGTCATCTATTTTGTCCTAATGTTTTTCGTAAGCTTCTTTATTAATAAATCTTTGAGTGTTCCTTACGATAAAAATGCAGCAATTGCATTTACCGCCACAGGAAACAATTTTGAACTGGCTATTGCGGTGGCAATAGCTGTATTCGGAATCCATTCACCTCAGGCATTTGTAGGCGTAATTGGACCGTTGGTAGAGGTTCCCGTTCTTATATTATTAGTAAAGATAAGCCTGTGGCTTAAAAAGAAATACTACAACTAGACAAATCCAGGTTGAAGAAGTACGTTCTGCATGCATTTGATTTTTAACATTGTACGCTTTTCACTTAGATTAATAGCACACAAACATTCGAGTGTAAATGTTCAAAACGTCAATTCTATGCACGGTTATGCAAATAATAGCCATCTGATAAGGACTAACTTTGTGGTATTTTAATCCAGTCATGCACCACCAGAACCCTTTTGTGACCTACAGTATCGAGAATGGCGTGCTCCACCTGTCCTGCAAGGCAGGGGTCCACATCTCGATTTCCGATGCACACCGCATAGTGGCCGACCGGCTGATGGTTCAGGGCGAGAGGGAATATCCCGCCGTCTGCGTCCTTGAAGGCATCCTGCAGGTCGACCATACCGCCCTCGAATTCTTTGCCAGGGAGGGCATGGTGCTTATCACTGCCCTTGCCTTCATCACCAACGAAAAGAGGCACCTTGATTACCTGGTCGGGTACTTCCTGAAGATTGGCCTGCCCGGGATCCCGTCCGGGGTTTTCGCACAGCTCGAACAGGGCCTGGAATTCCTGAACAAGCACCAGTAAATTGCGAGCCATGCACCGTGAAAAGAACATAAGAAGGCTGCAGGCGGCCTGTGAGATGATCCTGGAAATGGCCGCAGGAAATTACAGCTTCCGCGTGGACCGGTCTGGAGAGGACGATATCCTGGAAGTCCTGCTGGCCCTTCTGAATCTCATGGCAGAGCACAACAAAGAGGCCCTTTTCCACAGGGGCTATGTCAACCCGCACAAATCATACAATTACATCCGGCAGGAGGCCATCATCCTGGACAGGCACGGCACCATTCTTGGTCATACCCCTGCCCTTGTCCACATGCTGGGAGACGATGAACTTGTCGGCCTGCCCATTCGCCGACTTATTGAAATACGCAGCCTTGCACATTGGGACCGGGCCTTCGCCGAAATAATAGAGGGGCATCTCGAACATGCGGCTGTCCCTGTCGAATTCTCTGTTCCCGGTGAACTGGTCTTTGCCCCCCTGTGCGTCGTTTCCAGACTGGCACATTCCGGCAATTTCCTGCTTGGCTTTATCATGCCGGAAACCTTGCCTTTGGAAAACCCTGGACAATTTCCTGGGGAGGGTCCTGTGAGTGACAGCGATGCACGCGAGGCTGAGCTCATGCAGAAGGTATACGACTTTGTCCTCATGCACCATGAAGGGCCGTTTCCCAAAATAAGGGTGCTCGCCCGGATGTTCGCCACCAATGAGTTCAAGCTCAAGACCGGCTTCCAGCATCACTTCAGGACCTCGATCTACCAGCTCTACAACGAACAGCGGCTCAAGAAAGCCTTTCTGCTGATCCGTTACAGCAAGAAGGCCCTTAAGGACATTGCCTATACGGTCGGTTTCACCACCTACAGCAATTTCTCCAGGGCCTTCAAGATCAAGTTCGGATGCGGTCCCGGGGAGATCCCAAGGCCCAGGTTCGGCCAATGACTACCTTTTTGGGTCATTGCATTCCTTATTTAGTATGTTTTGGTTTTTTCTGTTTTGGAACTTTACAATGCCAAACTAACCGATCACCTATGAAAACAATATCTTATAGAAAAGTCATCATAGATATCATCTGCTACCTTTACGTGCTACTTTTTATCTACGCAGCCGTCAGCAAATTCCTTGATTTTGAAAACTTCAGGGTACAATTGGGCCAGTCACCATTGCTGAGTGCTTTCGCAGCTTGGCTTTCTTGGGCAGTCCCTGTTTCTGAAATCATTTTCGCCATTCTAGTGCTTATTGAAAGAACACGTACAATAGGTCTGTTCCTTTCCTTTTTCTTGATGATGATGTTTTCTTCCTACATCTATATCATATTGAATTACAGCGAGTCCATCCCCTGTTCCTGCGGTGGCATACTTGAAAAGATGGGTTGGATAGAGCACCTGTGGTTCAACATCGGTTTTGTGGTGCTTGCAGTGATTGGAATCTTGCTTTCAAATAATAAAGACAACAGCCATGAAAACTAAAATTATAACTCTTGTAGCCGGCGCATTGCTAAGTATAGCAGTCGTGATTGTGCTTTTTCAAATTTCAGTCAAGATTACAAGGCACCACAATTCCTTTATCAGGAATTTCCCAAAAGCCGCTTACAAGACCAAAGAGGTCGATTTAGGGTATAACAGTTTCTACTTCGCTGGACATGATCAAGACAAGGTATACCTCGGTAACGTATCTACGCCTACACAGGTATACACCGTAAAGAATAATACCCTTTTCAAAGAAGACAAACTGATCGAACTTGATAAAGTGGAGCGGCCTTTTAACGCTTTCCAGGTGCGTGTCAGCCCGCCTTACTTCTACGCCTATGATGGCACTGTTTCTTGCATATATTCAGGAAGGGTTGCCGACTGGAAAGCACGGCTAAGGTGGATCGGTAATAATTTTATCGACCAGGCAGTCTTTATTGATTCGCAAAGAGTCGCATTTCGTGAGCAGAGTAAAGCAGGAACAAAAATTGGAACCATCGACCTTTCTAAAAATGGAATCATTAAATACGGCAACGATATATTGCAGAAACAGTCCGATGGCATATTTGATGTCGATGGTAAATTGCTGTTCGATAGTTCACAAAAAAAGATAGTCTACCTGTATACTTATCGAAATCAATATACGGTTGCAGATAGCCGGTTGCAAATCGCCTTTCGAGGCACTACCATCGACACAATTTCACAGGCGCAGATTTCCGTGGCAGTGCTGAAAGATAGGGAACAGCAAAAGATGTCGCGGCCTCCACTGAAAGTCAACAGGGCCGCACTGGCTTACGGAAACCTTTTGTTTGTCAATTCTGGTATACTGGGCCGTTACGAGCCTGAAGAAATGTGGGACATTGCCAGTATCATAGATATCTATAATCTCACCGATCAATCCTATGTAGCGAGCATGTACGTCCATGATGTGCATAGGAAAAAGATGCGAAGTTTTATGATTTCAGGAGATCAACTGTATGCGCTTGTCGGTGATGCAATGGTGACCTACAAGCTCAGTACGATCATAACCTCAAGGTATAACTTAAGTAACGAAAAATCTACCGGCCGGTAGCAGGAGAAGGTCGAAAACCTGTAACAGAGTAGACCGCCATTAAATACTTTACATTATGAATAAAAAAATGTTCAGCATCGTACTGCCAGCGGCAGTCCTTGCAATCGGAGTTTTAAGTGCCTTTGGCACACAGGCGAAATCATCTGATAAGGGTGCGCTTGCAAATGAGCCAGGTTGGTACCATACCTCGCCAAATGAGCTTTGCAAATCTGAAACGGATTGTAACATTGTCCAGGGCGATGTCTGCACCGTCAACATGATTCCGGGCGCACAGCAACTGTATCGCAGAACTGCTTTAAGAAGTTGTGAATTCCCATTGTACAGACCGCAATAATCATTGTGGTAAAAAACAATGCAGTCCACCACGGTGGACTGCATTGCCATTTCTAGTGGCCGTTGCCGGTATAGTCGGATTGCATCCACGGACGTATGGGGCCGTCTTTCAGATGGAATGCAAACCATTCCTCTATTTTCTGCCGAAGATCCTGCTGGTTTTTTGGATTGCTCAATACGTGCTTTTCATCAGGATAAATCAGCAACACCCCCTGCTTCCTTAACCTCCGCAATGCCATATAGAGCTTGATGCTGTTTTCAGCATCTACATGGCGGTCATCCGCCCCTGTCCATATCAGCATGGGCACGCTTACTCCTTCCAGCAGAAAGACTGGCGAATTTCTGTAGTACCGTTCCCGATCCTCATACAGCGATTTTCCCATCCGCATCTGTCCCGATTCATACATCCAATAATCGTCTGAATTATAGTCCCAGGCAACGTGCAGAAAATTGGTGGCAAGGTCAATAATCCCGGAACCCGAAACGATGGTTCGAAAGGGATGTTTCTGGGTAGCAATAAAATTCGCCTCAAATCCGCCATACGAATGTCCGATAAGCCCCATACGCTCCTTATCAATACTTCCAATTTCCAATACTTTTTCGATGGCTGCATTTAAGCAGGCCATTGCCGCATTACCCGTATCTCCAACCGCTGGAACAATGGTAGGCAGAAACACAAAATAATCCTGCAGCATGTAATGGGTGGCATTAAATCCTATGGAGGCCGGCAAATGCGGGATAGTATACACGTGCAATTCCTTTTCCTGGCTTTCATAGATATCCACCACCATCGGATACTTTCTATCGGGACTGTAATTGGCAGGATAAATCAGGACACCGCTCATAGACTTGCCCATGGCGCGGTAGGTTATCAGTTCCGACCTGCCCCAATAATAGGCTTCCTGCTGTCTGTTGCTCGTAGCAACTACCGCCTGCTTTTGACTTCCTAACTTCCCCGTTACCAATTGCGGCGAAAGGTCAAAGTCCTGCTCCATAAAGAGGAAGTGTTTACCGCCTTGAGCAATTAAAAAGTTATCTATTCTCCGGTCCTTGTAAACCAGTGGCTTTTCCTTGTGCCCCGGCATTAATTCAAAAATTCCTGTATTGCCATCCTTTTCATTATACGCCGTAAGGTATTGCGGTTTGGTCAGATCATACTGTGCGCTCACCCTTCCGTCATAGCTGGGTTTGGAATGCTTTGCTGCCGACTGTTTGGCAAAGCGGAAAACGGTATTTGTTTCCTTACCGTGCGTCAACCTTACCGCCCTGCTCCCATCCGGTGCAGCTTTCCAGATGTCGTAGGCATCATAAAGCAGTACGGCGCTATCGTCGAGATCCCAGCCTGCGATTCCAAAATAGAAACTGTCATCTGATCCGCTTTCCGCATCATTAACTCTGGCAGATGCCCGTACCGGCAAGACAAGGTTGTGATGCGTCGCCTTCCTTATGTTGTAATTCCACCAAGTCCCATTGCGGAAGTACGTTACATATTTTCCACCCGGCGACACAAACAGGTAGGATTGATTGCCTGAGAATTGTTCTAAAAATAAATGCTGCGCTCCATCGGCAAGATCTGTAATAACATAATCGCGGTCACTGAACTGTTTGAATTGTGGCGCATAAGCTAAAGGATCAGATGTGATGGCATGGCGCTGGTCGCCACTCAGAAGCAAATGCGGCATCCTGTTGTCGGTCAGCTGGCGGCACTCTCCTGTATCCGGGAACCAAACGGCAACCTTGCTATAGCCCTGCCAGCCATCCGTAGCCATTTTTGCAGGATACACGTCCTTATCGGTGGTGTTCCAGACCTGAACTGACTTCGCATCCTTATCTGGGCTGTGGAGTGTATCGTCCATGTAGAAAAATATGCGTTGCCCATCTTCAGAGATCGTCAGCGAAGTTCCTACTGCCATTGCCTTCGGAAGATGTACACTGTTCGCCATGACAAAACGATGCATTTTCTGTTTCGCCAAGCTGTAATAGCAGACGGCACCTCTGTCGAAATCGGTGCCGTCAGGATTTTTAAGGAACGCTACACCCTGGCCTTTTTCCTGCCATTCCAGAAAATGCAGCAACTCTCTTGATTTCTCTAAGGTCGTTTGGGTGCCGTCACCAATACGTATTAATTGTACCGAATGGGTATCCTCCAGTTCCGTGATGCAGGCAATAAGAGTCTTTGCGGGATTTAGTTTCCACTGCCTTACATGGGGTATTCGAAATTTCACTTTTCCTTGATTGTCAATGAATTTAAGCACCCCGCTTCTACCCGTACTTCTTGTAATGATCGTTGTTCCCGAAATAGCAAAATCCTCCACATCGGGTGTGTTTTCTGCACTGCCATTTTGTAAATTTATGCCGTGGAGTACATTGCCTGGCAACAGGCAGACGAATTTCGTTTCCCCTATAAAGGCAGATTTTGTCCCGTTCGGTAGGATAAAGGTCCTCTTGGTGCGGGTATGGGTTACAAACAGGGTATCGCTTCCAGTTTTATAGTGGTGCAGGTAGCTGATCCAGTTACCATGCTCTGAAAACTTGTCCATAAACAATTGGTGCCATAGGGCATATTGGTCTTGAGTCAGTGCCTTCTTTTGTTTAGCTTGCCCCATTGCGGGGCAGCTGACTAGACAAACTAAAATAAAGAAAATGACTGACCTGATCTTTCGGACCGGACAATGCATTACATGTTGAACTGCCGCTTCCATCAGTACCCCGTATTTTGTGGGTTCAGGTTCGGATTCAGCAGCAGTTCGGCTTCCGGGAGAGGCAGCAGCTGATCGGTCGCTTCCCATCCTGTTTTTGAATCCAATACGGCATCGAGCCTCGCGGTTCGCTTCAGGTCAAAAAAGCGGTGTCCTTCCGTGAAAAGTTCTACCCTTCGCTCCTTCTCTATCGCCGCCAGGATTTCGTCCTGCGTTGTTGCGGCAGTGTTCCCTAGGCCGGCAGTAGTCCGTATCAGGTCCAGATCTTCCTTGGCATTGGTCAGTTCACCTTGCCTTGCCCTCGCTTCTGCACGGATAAGGTACAATTCTGCGGTACGGAACATGATGGAATATTCTACCGACGAGCCTGTATTGTCGATTGCCTGGTACTTGTAGGCATGATACCAGGTTTCGGCGCCGTCCGTCACGGCTCGTATCCATTTTGTCCTGCGGTTGTCTCCTGCTTCAAAGGCATCCACTAGGTTCACCGCAAGCGACGACACAGGTGGCGGGCCTTCCAGGAATATGTGTGCTCCCGCCTCGTTGGTATTCACTCCATCACTTGCCGGCATCAGATGCCAGATGGTCGCCGTGCTCTCTTTCTTGAAAATCAGGTCAAGATCGGTTTCCCAAGCATATAGGTCGGCATTGTTCAATACTGCCGAAGCCATGTCAGCCGCTGCTGCCCATTGGCCGTTGTACAGATATACCCGTGCCAGCAGGGCCTCCACGGTTGCCTTATTGGGGCGCACCCTGTCAATGGTGATGTAGTCAGTTGCCAGCAACTCCCTTGCGGCCAGCAGATCTGCCGTCAGATGTTCATATACCGTAGGAACCGGCATTCTTGAAACTGTGCTGTTTGCGCGGTAATCCGTCGTTTCGATATAGGGGATCGCACCATAGAGATTGACCAGGTAAAAATGAAGTAGTGCCCTTGCAAACAATGCCTCTCCCCGCAGCTGGTCTTTCTGCGCCGCCGTGAGTGCCGTTGAATTGGCTACGCCCTCTAAAACTGCATTTGCAGCATAGATCTGGCTGTAGCTGGCATTCCACCATCGCTGTATTATGGCATTTGTAGGCAGTACAGTGTTGTCCGGAAAGGAGGTGTCGCTTGGCTGGGATACGCCATAGAAAGTCATCTCATCGGCATACTCCCCCAGCTTGTAGGTCATGCCGTCAGGATTGCCATTCAAAAGGCCGTTGGTGCGCATTTGGGCATAAATGCTTACCATGGCGGCTGTTGCGGTGGTATTGTCTTCAAAAACCGCTTCGGATGGCAATTGGGACGATGGCAGGTCAACGTCTACAAAATCATCACAGCCCACAAGCGTCAATGTGCTTAGAAGGACAAAAAGAAATGATACGGTTAGGGTACGGTTGTCGCAGACCCTAAATTTGAATTTATTTTTCATAAGGGGTGTCGTTTGGTTAGAAGGTTAATTGCAATCCTGCTGTAAGAATGCGCAACGGGGGCAGTGAGTTCGATCCTGTAAATTCAGGATCGGCACCTTTGTAGTGGGTGATGGTGAGCAGGTTCTGCCCTTCGAATACCACCTTGCACCCCATCTGTCCTATCCAGTGCTTTGGAACATCATAGCTCAGCGATATGTTTTTGAGCCTTATAAACGAACCGTCGGTAATCACGCCGTCACTGCTCAGGAAGTTGACATAGCCCTGGGTTACCGCGGCAGTAGTCCCGGTTGTAAATTGCTGGTAGGCGGCTGTATCTCCTTCCCCCTGCCAGTGGTCGAGCAGGTCGGCCGACTGGTTACCCATCATTCCGGGAATACCCAGCGACGCCGTATTGTATTTTTGCTGCTTCACAAACTGGAAAAGGAAATCAAGGTTCCAGTTCTTGTACCGCAGCTGGTTCTGGAAGCCACCGTAAAATTTCGGGTTCAGGTCGGCAACGTGCGTCCGGTCGGAGCTGTTGATCAAGCCGTCCCCGTTCTTGTCCTCAAACCGGTAAATGCCTGTCTGGGCATCTACACCCAGGTAACGGTATACCTTTCGGATATTCAACGGCTCCCCCAACACAAACTGGCTGCTGTAGGTAGAAGCTTCCAATCCTGGGAATGACACGAGTTTGTTTCTGGCCACGGTCAGGTTTACATTGGTGGTCCAGGAGAAGTCCTTTTGCTGCACATTTGCCGTGCGGAGCGTCAATTCAAATCCCTTGTTATCAACGGTAGCATCCAGATTGGCCTGGATCGAGGAGAATCCCGCAGTACCCGGTAGCGGTACGCCTACGAGCTGGTTGGACGAGCGGTTCTCGAAGGCGGCGATCGTCAGGAAAATGCGGTCCTTAAGGAAGCCCATTTCCAATGCCGCTTCAAGCTTTCGGTTGCTTTCCCATGCAAAGTCAGGGTTAAAGAGGCGTGTCGGTTCGAGCCCGATGATACCTTGGTAGTTTTCTCCTGTGGTGGTATACGTGTCCAGGTACTGATAATTGCCTATCTGGTCGTTGCCGGCTATGCCATAACTCCCGCGCAGCTTGCCGAAACTGACAATGCTGTTTTCAAAAGGCTTTTCGGAACCAAAAAGCCATGCCGCTCCGACCGCACCAAAATTGGCAAATTGCTTTCCTGGTCCGAAACGGCTTGAGCCATCCCTTCGGGCTGTCAGGTTCACTATATAGCGCTCGTTCCAGATCACGTTCGCACGCCCAAAGAAGGCCTGGTATTTGTAGACTGCCGTCTCATCAATATCGGTAACCACGGTAGTGGCGGCCGCCAGATTATAGATCAGGTTATTGCTCGTGAAACCATTGGCGCGCTGTACCAATTGCCGTCCGGTCTGGCTTTGAAAGGTGGCACCGGCAAGCGCATCGATCCTCGCTTTTCCAAATTCCGCTTTGTAGTGAAGCTGTGGTTCGGCAATCCAAGATTGCCGTGCGGCGTTGCCGATGGATATTGAGGAAAATTCCGGCCCTAATCCCCATTCCGGATTGTAGATGGTCGATGGTAAGGTGCTGCTTTCTTCGTGCCGCAGGTCGGTAAACCCAAAGTTCGAGCGCAGTTCTAGATTCTCTAATAATTGATAACCAAAAAGCGCATTGGCCACAAGGTCGTAGGTCTTGGCAAGCGACTTTCCTTTCAGGTGGCGCAGCGGATTGCTAAACGTGCCGTTCTCCCAGTTCAGGTTGCCTTCTTCGTCAAACAATGCAGGGGCATTCGGTGCCAGTGTCCGCGATTCGACAGTGTAGTCCCGCGACGGCTGGTCGTTGTCCTGGTGCGTATAGCCTGCCGAGAAGTTGGTCCTGAACCTTTTGTCTGCAGATTCATGGTTCAGGTTCATGCGCACGTTCCCTTTCTGGTAGGCAAAGTCTCCGGGGAATACGGTCGTTTCCTTGGCATAGTTGCCGCTCACCATGAACTGCGTCAGGTCCGATCCCCCCGACACGGCAGCATTAACCTTGGTAAACTGCGCTGTGCCCCCGGTTAGTTCTCGCTGCCAGTCGGTATGGCGCGTGCGGTCCCACGTTCCGTTCACATCATAGGCATTGGCTGGAAAAGCGGTGATGCCGTCATTAGCATAAGCTTCCTCGCGCATGGCAAGGTATTGCTCGGTATTCATAAGGTCCATAAAACGGGTAACCTTCCCTGCCCCTTTATTGATATTCAGGGTAAACCGGGCCTTCCCCGCCTTTCCTTTTTTTGTGGTAATAAGTACTACGCCATTGGCACCACGCGATCCGTAAATGGCGGTCGCATCGGCATCTTTCAATACCTCGATGCTTTCAATGTCACCGG
Above is a genomic segment from Flavobacterium album containing:
- a CDS encoding helix-turn-helix transcriptional regulator, with protein sequence MHREKNIRRLQAACEMILEMAAGNYSFRVDRSGEDDILEVLLALLNLMAEHNKEALFHRGYVNPHKSYNYIRQEAIILDRHGTILGHTPALVHMLGDDELVGLPIRRLIEIRSLAHWDRAFAEIIEGHLEHAAVPVEFSVPGELVFAPLCVVSRLAHSGNFLLGFIMPETLPLENPGQFPGEGPVSDSDAREAELMQKVYDFVLMHHEGPFPKIRVLARMFATNEFKLKTGFQHHFRTSIYQLYNEQRLKKAFLLIRYSKKALKDIAYTVGFTTYSNFSRAFKIKFGCGPGEIPRPRFGQ
- a CDS encoding MauE/DoxX family redox-associated membrane protein, giving the protein MKTISYRKVIIDIICYLYVLLFIYAAVSKFLDFENFRVQLGQSPLLSAFAAWLSWAVPVSEIIFAILVLIERTRTIGLFLSFFLMMMFSSYIYIILNYSESIPCSCGGILEKMGWIEHLWFNIGFVVLAVIGILLSNNKDNSHEN
- a CDS encoding DUF6520 family protein, yielding MNKKMFSIVLPAAVLAIGVLSAFGTQAKSSDKGALANEPGWYHTSPNELCKSETDCNIVQGDVCTVNMIPGAQQLYRRTALRSCEFPLYRPQ
- a CDS encoding alpha/beta hydrolase family protein, whose product is MDKFSEHGNWISYLHHYKTGSDTLFVTHTRTKRTFILPNGTKSAFIGETKFVCLLPGNVLHGINLQNGSAENTPDVEDFAISGTTIITRSTGRSGVLKFIDNQGKVKFRIPHVRQWKLNPAKTLIACITELEDTHSVQLIRIGDGTQTTLEKSRELLHFLEWQEKGQGVAFLKNPDGTDFDRGAVCYYSLAKQKMHRFVMANSVHLPKAMAVGTSLTISEDGQRIFFYMDDTLHSPDKDAKSVQVWNTTDKDVYPAKMATDGWQGYSKVAVWFPDTGECRQLTDNRMPHLLLSGDQRHAITSDPLAYAPQFKQFSDRDYVITDLADGAQHLFLEQFSGNQSYLFVSPGGKYVTYFRNGTWWNYNIRKATHHNLVLPVRASARVNDAESGSDDSFYFGIAGWDLDDSAVLLYDAYDIWKAAPDGSRAVRLTHGKETNTVFRFAKQSAAKHSKPSYDGRVSAQYDLTKPQYLTAYNEKDGNTGIFELMPGHKEKPLVYKDRRIDNFLIAQGGKHFLFMEQDFDLSPQLVTGKLGSQKQAVVATSNRQQEAYYWGRSELITYRAMGKSMSGVLIYPANYSPDRKYPMVVDIYESQEKELHVYTIPHLPASIGFNATHYMLQDYFVFLPTIVPAVGDTGNAAMACLNAAIEKVLEIGSIDKERMGLIGHSYGGFEANFIATQKHPFRTIVSGSGIIDLATNFLHVAWDYNSDDYWMYESGQMRMGKSLYEDRERYYRNSPVFLLEGVSVPMLIWTGADDRHVDAENSIKLYMALRRLRKQGVLLIYPDEKHVLSNPKNQQDLRQKIEEWFAFHLKDGPIRPWMQSDYTGNGH
- a CDS encoding RagB/SusD family nutrient uptake outer membrane protein produces the protein MKNKFKFRVCDNRTLTVSFLFVLLSTLTLVGCDDFVDVDLPSSQLPSEAVFEDNTTATAAMVSIYAQMRTNGLLNGNPDGMTYKLGEYADEMTFYGVSQPSDTSFPDNTVLPTNAIIQRWWNASYSQIYAANAVLEGVANSTALTAAQKDQLRGEALFARALLHFYLVNLYGAIPYIETTDYRANSTVSRMPVPTVYEHLTADLLAARELLATDYITIDRVRPNKATVEALLARVYLYNGQWAAAADMASAVLNNADLYAWETDLDLIFKKESTATIWHLMPASDGVNTNEAGAHIFLEGPPPVSSLAVNLVDAFEAGDNRRTKWIRAVTDGAETWYHAYKYQAIDNTGSSVEYSIMFRTAELYLIRAEARARQGELTNAKEDLDLIRTTAGLGNTAATTQDEILAAIEKERRVELFTEGHRFFDLKRTARLDAVLDSKTGWEATDQLLPLPEAELLLNPNLNPQNTGY
- a CDS encoding SusC/RagA family TonB-linked outer membrane protein, with translation MKIISLNRGYFAFILGLLLWCSHMHANYLRPNTDDFYQSTITGTVTDDQGPMAGVNIIVKGTNRGTITDEKGQYSISAEMGEVLIFSFMGFTTQEIPITSSAIDVTMSEDSRQLEEVVINAGYYKVKDKERTGSIAKITAKDIEKQPVTNMLATMQGRMAGVDIVQSSGIGGSGFEIKIRGQNSLRADGNAPLYIIDGVPYSSEALSVGYTNTVMSLPSSPLNNINPGDIESIEVLKDADATAIYGSRGANGVVLITTKKGKAGKARFTLNINKGAGKVTRFMDLMNTEQYLAMREEAYANDGITAFPANAYDVNGTWDRTRHTDWQRELTGGTAQFTKVNAAVSGGSDLTQFMVSGNYAKETTVFPGDFAYQKGNVRMNLNHESADKRFRTNFSAGYTHQDNDQPSRDYTVESRTLAPNAPALFDEEGNLNWENGTFSNPLRHLKGKSLAKTYDLVANALFGYQLLENLELRSNFGFTDLRHEESSTLPSTIYNPEWGLGPEFSSISIGNAARQSWIAEPQLHYKAEFGKARIDALAGATFQSQTGRQLVQRANGFTSNNLIYNLAAATTVVTDIDETAVYKYQAFFGRANVIWNERYIVNLTARRDGSSRFGPGKQFANFGAVGAAWLFGSEKPFENSIVSFGKLRGSYGIAGNDQIGNYQYLDTYTTTGENYQGIIGLEPTRLFNPDFAWESNRKLEAALEMGFLKDRIFLTIAAFENRSSNQLVGVPLPGTAGFSSIQANLDATVDNKGFELTLRTANVQQKDFSWTTNVNLTVARNKLVSFPGLEASTYSSQFVLGEPLNIRKVYRYLGVDAQTGIYRFEDKNGDGLINSSDRTHVADLNPKFYGGFQNQLRYKNWNLDFLFQFVKQQKYNTASLGIPGMMGNQSADLLDHWQGEGDTAAYQQFTTGTTAAVTQGYVNFLSSDGVITDGSFIRLKNISLSYDVPKHWIGQMGCKVVFEGQNLLTITHYKGADPEFTGSNSLPPLRILTAGLQLTF